One window of Hymenobacter sp. BRD128 genomic DNA carries:
- a CDS encoding CPBP family intramembrane glutamic endopeptidase: protein MEPELLLPDAIEVLPPAYPTLGESWGVLGWFLLISLVIGVPLYGLAHWLLPLRVPVYKLGTGAALSVAVQLALLGWLRWRVSPARWPGLRWNRRGASWQLYALLVVLVPSQAVLLSALHWLPLPNWTAKTFQDMAHYPVLSLFFGCLLAPVLEEILFRGLLLRGLLRNYSPVVAIGQSALLFGVFHLNPAQSLFALLMGLMLGWLYYRTQSLALCIALHALNNLLSFSSMMYNGTALNEAAQHRILSSNSFLLTLLVAGLLMGGLLWWINRITSPAPAELAG, encoded by the coding sequence ATGGAGCCTGAACTATTACTACCTGATGCTATTGAAGTTCTGCCGCCTGCCTACCCCACGCTGGGCGAAAGCTGGGGCGTACTTGGGTGGTTTCTGCTTATTTCTCTGGTAATAGGCGTGCCGTTGTATGGGCTCGCGCACTGGCTATTGCCGTTGCGGGTGCCAGTGTATAAACTCGGCACCGGGGCGGCGCTGAGCGTGGCGGTGCAGCTAGCGCTGCTCGGGTGGCTGCGGTGGCGGGTGAGTCCGGCGCGCTGGCCCGGTCTGCGCTGGAACAGGCGGGGGGCTAGCTGGCAGCTATACGCGCTGCTGGTAGTGCTGGTGCCTAGCCAGGCAGTCTTGCTATCGGCCCTGCACTGGCTGCCCCTACCCAACTGGACTGCCAAAACTTTTCAGGATATGGCCCACTATCCGGTGCTGAGCCTGTTTTTTGGCTGCTTGCTCGCGCCGGTGCTGGAGGAAATTCTTTTTCGGGGCCTCTTGCTGCGGGGGCTGCTGCGCAATTACTCGCCAGTTGTAGCCATCGGGCAGTCGGCTTTGCTATTCGGCGTCTTTCACCTCAACCCGGCCCAGAGCTTGTTTGCGCTTCTAATGGGACTGATGCTGGGCTGGCTTTATTACCGTACGCAGTCGCTGGCGCTGTGCATCGCGCTGCACGCGCTCAACAACCTGCTGTCATTCTCCAGCATGATGTACAATGGTACTGCCCTAAATGAAGCAGCCCAGCATCGCATTTTAAGCAGCAACAGCTTCCTGCTCACGCTTTTGGTGGCTGGGCTGCTGATGGGCGGCCTGCTTTGGTGGATAAATCGCATTACCTCACCCGCGCCCGCCGAATTGGCTGGCTGA
- a CDS encoding NifU family protein, producing the protein MSAVSIYAEASPNPESMKFVLNSTLLPDGVSVDYPNVEAAVNSPIAQELFGFDYVGRVFIAQNFVTITKTQPELGWTSLIPELRQFIKSYVEAGGTLFTVDPAAEQKAAQAASAGDPTQQDGFTSQKIIDLLDNYVRPAVEQDGGNITFKSYHDGIVTVNLQGSCSGCPSATVTLKSGIENLLKRMVPEVKEVVAEGVTV; encoded by the coding sequence ATGTCTGCCGTTTCCATTTACGCCGAGGCGTCACCCAATCCTGAGAGCATGAAATTTGTGCTCAACTCTACCTTGCTGCCCGATGGCGTGAGCGTGGATTACCCGAACGTGGAGGCGGCCGTGAACTCGCCCATCGCGCAGGAACTGTTTGGCTTCGACTACGTGGGCCGCGTGTTCATCGCCCAAAACTTCGTGACCATCACCAAAACCCAGCCCGAGCTGGGCTGGACCAGCCTCATCCCCGAGCTGCGCCAGTTCATTAAGAGCTACGTCGAGGCCGGCGGCACACTCTTTACCGTGGACCCCGCCGCCGAGCAGAAAGCTGCCCAGGCCGCCAGCGCCGGCGACCCGACCCAGCAAGATGGCTTCACGAGCCAGAAAATCATCGACCTGCTCGATAACTACGTGCGCCCCGCCGTGGAGCAGGATGGTGGCAACATCACTTTCAAGAGCTATCACGACGGCATCGTGACCGTGAACCTGCAAGGCTCGTGCTCGGGCTGCCCATCGGCCACCGTCACGCTCAAGTCGGGCATCGAAAACCTGCTTAAGCGCATGGTTCCCGAGGTGAAAGAGGTAGTGGCCGAAGGCGTAACGGTATAA
- the aroC gene encoding chorismate synthase has protein sequence MSNSFGTLFRITTFGESHGVGIGVVIDGCPAGLALNPAAIQHALDRRRPGQSALTTPRKEADRVQVQSGVFEGLTTGTPISLFIPNADQRSDDYSHIAGAYRPSHADYTYDAKYGRRDHRGGGRSSARETAARVAAGAVAAALLAHFGVEVKAYVSAVGEVEVGKSYEQLDLDLIDSNPVRCPDPEAAARMEARIREAQAAHDTVGGVVTGVATGLPPGLGEPVFDKLPAVLGHALLSINAVKGFEFGSGFAGTKLPGSQHNDEFYTDEAGRVRTRTNHSGGSQGGISNGQDVYFRVAFKPVATLLQPQQTINQAGEAVTLAGRGRHDACVLPRAAPIVEAMTQLVLADLLLRARASQL, from the coding sequence ATGTCAAATAGTTTCGGAACGCTTTTTCGCATCACTACCTTCGGCGAGTCGCACGGGGTGGGCATTGGGGTGGTTATTGATGGCTGCCCGGCGGGGCTGGCCCTCAACCCGGCTGCCATTCAGCACGCGCTGGATAGGCGCCGGCCGGGCCAGTCGGCCCTCACCACGCCGCGTAAGGAGGCCGACCGCGTGCAGGTGCAGTCGGGCGTATTTGAGGGCCTGACTACGGGCACGCCCATCAGCCTCTTCATTCCGAATGCTGACCAGCGCTCCGACGATTACTCGCACATTGCCGGTGCCTACCGCCCTAGCCACGCCGACTATACCTACGACGCTAAGTACGGCCGCCGCGACCACCGCGGTGGTGGCCGCAGCTCGGCCCGCGAAACGGCCGCCCGTGTGGCCGCCGGCGCCGTGGCCGCCGCACTGCTGGCCCACTTTGGGGTCGAGGTAAAGGCCTACGTATCGGCCGTAGGTGAGGTAGAAGTCGGTAAAAGCTACGAGCAGCTTGACCTGGACCTTATCGACAGCAACCCCGTGCGCTGCCCCGACCCCGAGGCCGCCGCGCGCATGGAAGCTCGCATTCGCGAGGCGCAGGCCGCGCACGACACGGTGGGTGGTGTAGTTACGGGCGTGGCTACCGGCCTGCCGCCCGGCTTGGGCGAGCCGGTATTCGACAAGCTGCCCGCCGTGCTGGGCCACGCGCTGCTGAGCATTAATGCCGTGAAGGGCTTTGAGTTTGGCTCGGGCTTCGCGGGCACCAAGCTACCCGGCTCGCAGCACAACGATGAATTTTATACCGACGAGGCTGGCCGCGTGCGCACCCGCACCAACCACAGCGGCGGCAGCCAGGGTGGCATCAGCAATGGCCAGGATGTATACTTCCGGGTGGCATTTAAGCCGGTGGCTACGCTGCTGCAGCCCCAGCAAACTATTAACCAGGCCGGTGAGGCCGTGACCCTGGCTGGCCGCGGCCGCCACGATGCCTGCGTGCTGCCCCGTGCCGCGCCCATCGTGGAAGCCATGACCCAGCTCGTGCTGGCCGACCTGCTGCTGCGCGCCCGGGCTAGCCAGCTGTAG
- a CDS encoding BatD family protein: MAWCLNVRVWWLAAWLLMAGSLRAQPASPPPASSGVSLVAPAPSVPLAGPFTLAFRLRGAVLASHSDFPEIEGFRKAAGLTTTTTTRLLPSGRRSTELTVTQRYFPYTEGDYVVPAFSLTVNGQVLRSAGSRVHVGAANPPLDASAAPPGTGVGSLDQLLGKPKPKYFYEPPDAGQLALEADHSQVYVGQGVRVNLYFYLKPADQALLNFYDFTNQLTELLRQLRQPTTWEVAAPDPSPLPDTVRRAGGQVWLRFRLAGRTYYPLTKEALQFPALQLILTKFKLLKKPEPGDNERLAIYKTYTAPALRVAVRPLPPPGAALVGEYTLHEGISGTRFRTGEAFTYTFGVEGTGNAAALAPPPLRPHAGLAVYGPDVREEQLPDGRFRKSFRYRLVAQRPGLLAFDSLLALPFFNPVVARYDTLRPELRVAVSGGAGSLATASPTDDPFYDQALARADAQLQPLDVYQQVGRYAGWLLAALLGVAVVGWWRAR, translated from the coding sequence GTGGCTTGGTGTCTTAACGTGCGTGTGTGGTGGCTGGCCGCCTGGCTGCTAATGGCCGGGAGCCTGCGCGCCCAGCCGGCTAGCCCGCCGCCCGCCAGCAGTGGGGTAAGCTTGGTGGCGCCCGCGCCGAGCGTGCCGCTGGCGGGGCCTTTCACGCTGGCGTTTCGGCTGCGCGGCGCAGTGCTGGCCAGCCACTCAGACTTCCCCGAAATCGAGGGTTTTCGCAAGGCGGCGGGGCTCACTACCACTACGACCACGCGCCTGCTGCCCAGCGGTCGGCGCAGCACCGAACTGACGGTGACGCAGCGCTACTTCCCATATACGGAAGGCGATTACGTGGTGCCGGCCTTCTCCCTCACCGTAAACGGGCAGGTGCTGCGCAGCGCGGGTAGTCGGGTGCATGTGGGGGCTGCCAACCCGCCGCTCGATGCCAGCGCTGCCCCGCCCGGTACGGGTGTGGGTTCGCTCGACCAGTTGCTGGGCAAGCCTAAGCCCAAGTACTTCTACGAGCCGCCCGATGCGGGCCAGCTAGCCCTCGAAGCCGACCATAGCCAGGTATACGTGGGCCAAGGCGTGCGCGTAAATCTGTATTTCTACCTCAAGCCGGCCGACCAGGCGCTGCTCAATTTTTACGATTTCACTAATCAGCTGACCGAGCTGCTGCGCCAGCTGCGCCAGCCCACTACCTGGGAAGTAGCCGCGCCCGACCCTTCGCCTTTGCCCGATACCGTGCGCCGGGCCGGCGGGCAGGTGTGGCTGCGCTTTCGGCTGGCGGGACGCACGTATTACCCGCTGACTAAGGAAGCGCTGCAGTTTCCGGCGCTACAATTGATACTTACCAAATTCAAGCTGCTAAAAAAGCCCGAGCCCGGCGACAACGAGCGCCTGGCTATCTATAAAACCTACACCGCGCCGGCCCTGCGCGTGGCCGTGCGGCCCCTGCCGCCACCCGGCGCGGCCCTGGTGGGCGAGTATACCCTGCACGAAGGCATCAGCGGCACGCGCTTTCGCACGGGTGAGGCGTTTACGTACACTTTTGGGGTAGAGGGGACTGGCAATGCAGCGGCCCTGGCGCCCCCGCCGCTGCGGCCCCACGCCGGGCTAGCCGTGTATGGCCCCGATGTGCGCGAAGAGCAGCTGCCCGACGGGCGCTTTCGCAAAAGTTTTCGCTACCGGCTGGTGGCCCAGCGGCCGGGCCTGCTGGCCTTCGACAGCCTGCTGGCACTGCCGTTTTTTAACCCCGTGGTGGCCCGCTACGACACGCTGCGGCCCGAGCTGCGCGTAGCGGTAAGCGGCGGGGCCGGCTCCCTGGCTACCGCCAGCCCCACCGACGACCCCTTCTACGACCAGGCCCTGGCCCGCGCCGATGCTCAGCTCCAGCCCCTGGATGTGTACCAGCAGGTAGGCCGCTACGCCGGCTGGCTGCTGGCTGCGCTGCTGGGCGTGGCCGTGGTGGGCTGGTGGCGGGCTCGCTAG
- a CDS encoding ferritin-like domain-containing protein, whose protein sequence is MSTNHNSDLLQQESRVDQPLYTPIKRRSFFMYAGATAGATALVLAGCSKSDSAPGMVNVGSGDVGVLNYAYALEQLEAAFYTQLRTGGYYTGSTITAAEKAILDDLYYHEVIHRDFFKAAITAAGATPIMALTPNFSSIDFSSRTSVLGTAKAFEDLGVAAYNGAGQYITSATYLYIAGKIVSVEARHAAIIRDLVSENTFVGNDILTISSASNSSVATNNSPSGSSLERSMSPSEVVATANTFLADGSKLDVSGIK, encoded by the coding sequence ATGTCAACCAACCACAATTCTGATTTGCTCCAGCAAGAGTCGCGAGTAGACCAGCCGCTTTATACGCCCATCAAACGTCGCTCGTTTTTCATGTATGCTGGCGCTACTGCCGGTGCTACTGCCTTGGTACTAGCTGGTTGCAGCAAGAGCGACTCGGCACCTGGGATGGTGAACGTGGGTAGCGGCGACGTGGGGGTACTCAACTATGCGTATGCGCTGGAGCAGCTTGAGGCTGCATTTTACACGCAGCTACGCACCGGTGGCTATTACACTGGCAGCACTATTACCGCTGCCGAAAAAGCGATTCTGGACGACCTGTACTACCACGAGGTTATTCACCGCGACTTCTTTAAAGCGGCCATTACGGCTGCCGGCGCTACGCCAATTATGGCCCTGACGCCTAACTTCAGCAGCATCGACTTTTCGTCGCGCACCTCGGTGCTCGGCACTGCTAAAGCGTTCGAAGACCTGGGGGTTGCTGCCTACAACGGGGCTGGCCAGTACATTACTTCGGCTACCTACCTCTACATCGCCGGTAAAATTGTGTCGGTAGAGGCGCGTCACGCTGCTATTATCCGCGACTTGGTTTCGGAAAACACATTCGTTGGTAACGACATCCTTACTATCTCAAGTGCCAGCAACAGCAGCGTAGCAACTAATAATTCGCCGTCGGGCTCGAGCCTAGAACGCTCTATGTCGCCGAGCGAAGTGGTAGCTACTGCTAACACCTTCCTGGCCGACGGCTCGAAACTGGACGTTTCCGGCATCAAATAA
- a CDS encoding ferritin-like domain-containing protein: MNFFQIISEIEKVDPEVYDRLDSRRSVFKHMSGLGQKLTAAALPLAVGAIFNKAYAQTPVGASVNDVLNFALKLEYLESYFYQARMAVVGGFNTNVTASLALIATDEANHVTFLRSVLGSNAIAAPTAATFDYTAKGAFNPTVAAQYLALAQSFEDTGVRAYKGAAPLVMSNKTVLTAALNIHSVEARHSSQLRAIRRSLATSGTPAPSQGIAVAPYSAAPKSWISGTDGGGAVPGATDAIYGAGNNTNAPTGITFDSEANITQGNVALSGSTITAAASFPTSAFSEAFDEGLDVGTVAKIANMFSVSGNYFG, from the coding sequence ATGAATTTTTTTCAAATTATTTCCGAAATTGAGAAAGTTGACCCCGAGGTATATGACCGCCTCGATTCGCGTCGCTCAGTGTTCAAGCATATGAGCGGACTGGGCCAGAAGCTGACGGCTGCCGCACTGCCGCTAGCAGTAGGTGCTATCTTCAATAAAGCATATGCGCAAACTCCGGTCGGCGCTAGCGTGAACGATGTGCTCAACTTTGCCCTGAAGCTAGAGTATCTCGAATCTTATTTCTACCAAGCTCGCATGGCCGTAGTAGGTGGCTTTAATACCAACGTAACTGCTTCGCTGGCCCTTATTGCTACCGACGAAGCTAACCACGTTACTTTTCTACGAAGCGTACTTGGCTCCAACGCTATTGCTGCCCCCACAGCTGCTACTTTTGACTATACCGCCAAAGGCGCCTTTAATCCTACGGTAGCAGCTCAGTACCTGGCATTGGCTCAGTCGTTTGAGGATACCGGCGTGCGTGCCTACAAAGGTGCTGCACCGCTTGTAATGTCTAATAAAACGGTGCTGACGGCGGCGCTCAACATTCACTCGGTAGAGGCTCGCCACTCTTCGCAGTTGCGCGCCATTCGCCGCTCGCTCGCTACTTCTGGCACGCCGGCTCCCTCACAGGGTATTGCTGTAGCACCTTATTCGGCTGCTCCTAAGAGCTGGATTTCGGGTACCGATGGTGGTGGTGCCGTTCCCGGTGCTACTGATGCTATCTACGGTGCCGGCAACAACACGAATGCCCCGACTGGTATCACGTTCGACTCGGAGGCTAACATCACCCAAGGTAACGTAGCCCTGTCGGGCTCGACTATCACGGCCGCTGCTTCCTTCCCAACTTCGGCTTTCTCCGAGGCTTTCGACGAAGGCTTAGATGTAGGCACGGTAGCTAAAATTGCCAACATGTTCTCGGTAAGCGGCAACTACTTCGGCTAG
- the queG gene encoding tRNA epoxyqueuosine(34) reductase QueG: MLLHAEWTPYVKRRAAELGFMACGISKAEFLEEEAPRLENWLKKGMHGQMAWMENHFDKRLDPRLLVDGAKSVISLLLNYYPPAEAQQPDDTLQISKYAYGRDYHFVIKDKLKTLLADMQANIGEVGGRCFVDSAPVLDKAWAKKGGLGWVGKNSNLITPSAGSFYFIAELIVDVELDYDGAIRDYCGTCTKCLDACPTQAITEPYVVDGSKCISYFTIELKDQLIPQSVAGQFGNWVFGCDICQDVCPWNRFSKSTQEVQFQPHPELKNLSVSDWQEITHEVFQALFKQSSLKRSGYEGLKRNIRFVTGQNQLGS, from the coding sequence ATGTTACTGCACGCCGAATGGACCCCTTACGTTAAGCGCCGCGCCGCTGAATTGGGGTTTATGGCCTGCGGAATTTCGAAAGCCGAGTTTCTGGAAGAGGAAGCCCCGCGCCTCGAGAACTGGCTTAAGAAAGGGATGCACGGCCAGATGGCCTGGATGGAAAACCACTTCGACAAGCGCCTCGACCCGCGCCTGCTCGTGGATGGGGCCAAGTCGGTTATTTCGCTGCTGCTCAACTACTACCCGCCGGCCGAAGCGCAGCAGCCCGATGATACGCTTCAAATCAGCAAGTACGCCTACGGGCGCGACTACCACTTCGTCATTAAGGACAAGCTCAAAACCCTGCTGGCCGATATGCAGGCCAACATCGGTGAGGTGGGCGGGCGCTGCTTTGTCGATTCGGCGCCGGTGCTCGATAAGGCTTGGGCCAAGAAGGGTGGGCTAGGGTGGGTTGGCAAAAACAGCAACCTCATTACCCCCAGTGCGGGCTCATTCTACTTCATCGCCGAGCTGATTGTGGACGTGGAGCTGGATTACGACGGCGCCATCCGCGACTATTGCGGCACTTGTACCAAGTGCCTCGACGCCTGCCCCACGCAGGCCATCACCGAGCCCTACGTGGTCGATGGCAGCAAGTGCATCAGCTACTTTACCATCGAGCTGAAAGACCAGCTAATTCCGCAGAGCGTAGCTGGGCAGTTCGGTAACTGGGTATTTGGCTGCGACATCTGCCAGGATGTGTGCCCCTGGAATCGCTTTTCCAAGTCGACGCAGGAAGTGCAGTTTCAGCCTCATCCGGAATTGAAAAATCTGTCGGTCAGCGACTGGCAGGAAATTACCCACGAGGTTTTTCAGGCCTTGTTTAAACAGTCATCCCTCAAGCGCTCGGGCTACGAAGGGTTGAAGCGTAATATTAGGTTTGTAACCGGGCAAAACCAGCTAGGCAGTTAA
- the ruvB gene encoding Holliday junction branch migration DNA helicase RuvB: MREAYLTGGNEHFDATEKDIDKALRPLSFSDFTGQDKILENLKVFVAAAKQRGDALDHVLLHGPPGLGKTTLSHIIANELGAGIKMTSGPVLDKPSDLAGLLTNLEPHDVLFIDEIHRLNPVVEEYLYSAMEDYRIDIMLDSGPNARSVQISLSPFTLIGATTRSGMLTAPLRARFGISARLEYYDSKLLTTIVQRSADILHTPIHEDAAYEIARRSRGTPRIANNLLRRTRDFAQIKGDGTITVEIAQFALNALDVDARGLDDMDKRILTTIIDKFKGGPVGISTIATACGEEGETIEEVYEPFLIQEGYIKRTARGREATEAAYQHLGRMLPQHLRGNSGDLFAEITA; encoded by the coding sequence ATGCGTGAAGCCTATCTAACCGGCGGCAATGAACATTTCGATGCCACCGAAAAAGACATCGACAAAGCCCTGCGCCCGCTGAGCTTCAGCGACTTCACGGGCCAGGATAAAATTCTCGAAAACCTCAAGGTGTTCGTAGCTGCCGCCAAGCAGCGCGGCGATGCCCTCGACCACGTGCTGTTGCACGGCCCTCCCGGCCTGGGCAAAACCACGCTCTCGCACATTATTGCTAATGAGCTGGGCGCGGGCATCAAGATGACTAGTGGACCGGTGCTCGATAAGCCCAGCGACCTCGCCGGCCTGCTCACTAACCTTGAGCCGCACGACGTACTTTTCATCGACGAGATTCACCGCCTCAATCCCGTGGTGGAAGAATACCTTTACTCGGCGATGGAGGACTACCGCATCGACATTATGCTCGATTCGGGCCCCAACGCCCGCTCGGTGCAGATTTCGCTCTCGCCCTTCACGCTCATTGGTGCCACCACGCGTTCGGGCATGCTCACAGCGCCGCTGCGGGCGCGCTTTGGCATCTCGGCCAGGCTGGAGTATTACGACTCTAAGCTGCTGACTACTATTGTGCAGCGCTCGGCCGATATCCTGCACACGCCCATTCACGAGGATGCGGCCTACGAGATTGCCCGCCGCTCGCGCGGCACACCCCGCATCGCCAACAACCTGCTGCGCCGCACCCGCGACTTTGCCCAAATCAAGGGCGACGGCACCATCACAGTGGAGATTGCGCAGTTTGCCCTGAATGCCCTCGACGTAGATGCCCGCGGCCTCGATGATATGGACAAGCGCATCCTCACCACCATCATCGACAAGTTTAAGGGCGGCCCGGTGGGTATCAGTACCATTGCCACGGCCTGCGGCGAGGAGGGCGAAACCATTGAGGAAGTGTATGAGCCTTTCCTCATTCAGGAAGGCTACATTAAGCGCACCGCTAGGGGCCGCGAAGCTACGGAGGCTGCCTATCAGCACTTGGGGCGTATGCTGCCCCAGCATCTGCGCGGCAACTCGGGAGACTTATTTGCCGAGATTACGGCGTGA
- a CDS encoding HIRAN domain-containing protein — MKPATPLVLLECLVAGTSHRPELPKQEKSLKVGQALRLEREADSKYDDWAVKVHSGPADDTASIWLGYLPETRNETVARLLDAGYPLTARLAHKAWEDDWLHLEIEVLLPRE, encoded by the coding sequence ATGAAGCCCGCTACGCCCCTCGTTTTGCTGGAATGCCTGGTTGCCGGCACTTCCCACCGCCCCGAACTACCCAAGCAGGAAAAGTCGCTCAAAGTCGGCCAGGCGCTGCGCCTGGAGCGCGAAGCCGACAGCAAGTACGACGACTGGGCCGTGAAAGTCCACTCGGGCCCCGCCGATGACACAGCCAGCATCTGGCTGGGCTACTTGCCTGAAACCCGCAATGAAACCGTGGCCCGCCTGCTCGATGCTGGCTACCCGCTCACCGCCCGGCTAGCCCACAAAGCCTGGGAAGACGACTGGCTGCACCTTGAAATTGAAGTGCTGCTGCCGCGCGAATAA
- a CDS encoding acyl-CoA dehydrogenase family protein: protein MSSIADVLSPESKAHTAQKGSTNANGFTDYFDLDGLLTEENILVRQSIRDFVKKEISPNIEQWAQQAHFPSEIVRKFGDVGAFGPTIPQEYGGGGLDYISYGLIMQEIERGDSGMRSTASVQGSLVMFPIYQYGSEAQRRKFLPKLASGEWLGCFGLTEPDHGSNPGGMTTNIKDAGDHYILNGAKLWISNSPECQVAVVWAKNEQGRIKGVIVERGMEGFTTPEIHNKWSLRASITGELVFDNVRIPKENILPNVEGLKGPLSCLDSARFGIAWGAIGAAIDCYESALKYSLQREQFGKPIASFQLQQKKLAEMITEITKAQLLAWRLGVLKNEGRATSAQISMAKRNSVEMALHVAREARQIHGGMGITGEYPIMRHMMNLESVVTYEGTHDIHLLITGADITGIQAFK from the coding sequence ATGTCTTCCATTGCCGACGTGCTCTCGCCCGAATCCAAAGCCCACACTGCTCAAAAAGGCAGCACCAATGCCAACGGCTTTACCGATTATTTTGACCTCGACGGCCTGCTCACCGAAGAAAATATCCTCGTGCGCCAGAGTATCCGCGATTTCGTCAAGAAGGAGATTTCGCCCAATATTGAGCAGTGGGCGCAGCAGGCGCATTTCCCATCGGAAATCGTGCGCAAGTTTGGCGACGTAGGTGCGTTTGGCCCCACCATTCCGCAGGAGTACGGCGGCGGCGGGCTCGACTACATCAGCTACGGCCTCATCATGCAGGAGATTGAGCGCGGCGATTCGGGCATGCGCTCGACGGCCTCGGTGCAGGGCTCGCTGGTGATGTTCCCCATCTACCAGTACGGCTCGGAGGCGCAGCGCCGCAAGTTCTTGCCCAAGCTGGCCAGCGGCGAGTGGCTAGGGTGCTTCGGCCTCACCGAGCCCGACCATGGCTCGAACCCCGGCGGCATGACCACTAATATCAAGGACGCCGGCGACCACTACATTTTGAACGGCGCCAAGCTCTGGATAAGCAACTCGCCGGAGTGTCAAGTGGCCGTAGTATGGGCCAAAAACGAGCAGGGCCGTATCAAGGGCGTCATCGTGGAGCGCGGCATGGAAGGCTTCACCACGCCCGAAATCCACAACAAATGGAGTCTGCGCGCCAGCATCACCGGCGAGCTGGTGTTTGATAACGTCAGGATTCCCAAGGAGAACATCCTGCCCAATGTGGAAGGCCTGAAGGGCCCACTGAGCTGTCTCGACTCGGCCCGCTTCGGCATTGCCTGGGGGGCCATCGGCGCGGCCATCGACTGCTACGAGTCGGCCCTGAAATACTCGCTCCAGCGCGAGCAGTTTGGCAAGCCCATCGCCAGCTTCCAGCTCCAGCAGAAGAAACTGGCCGAGATGATTACCGAAATCACTAAGGCCCAACTACTAGCCTGGCGCCTGGGCGTGCTCAAAAACGAAGGCCGCGCCACCAGCGCCCAAATATCGATGGCTAAGCGCAACTCAGTCGAGATGGCCCTGCACGTAGCCCGCGAGGCCCGCCAGATTCACGGCGGCATGGGCATCACGGGTGAGTACCCCATCATGCGCCACATGATGAACCTCGAATCGGTGGTCACCTACGAGGGCACGCACGACATTCACCTGCTCATTACCGGAGCCGATATTACGGGTATTCAAGCGTTTAAGTAA
- a CDS encoding ATP-binding cassette domain-containing protein codes for MLDFHLRKALLTAAGPRILDVRLTLAPGELLAISGPSGAGKTTLLRLLAGLDRPDGGFIQAAGHTWYSQERRQWLPPQCRPLGFVFQDYALFPNMTVRENLAFAAEGQADKKQLVNELLVALELAELAERRPAVLSGGQQQRVALARALARRPRLLLLDEPLAALDLPTRLRLQQVLAEVHRRFELTTILISHDPAEITRLASRVVELELGQVRRLGPPVAPAAPARVVGRVLAMLPGGRLRVQLPGGTEVEVNGTAGVGEEIVLTVDVAPTL; via the coding sequence GTGCTAGATTTTCACCTTCGCAAAGCCCTGCTCACCGCCGCCGGCCCGCGCATCCTCGATGTGCGCCTGACTCTGGCGCCCGGCGAGCTGCTGGCCATCAGCGGCCCTAGCGGCGCGGGCAAAACCACGCTGCTGCGCCTGCTGGCCGGCCTCGACCGGCCCGACGGTGGCTTTATTCAGGCTGCCGGCCACACCTGGTATAGCCAGGAGCGCCGCCAGTGGCTACCGCCGCAGTGTCGCCCGCTGGGCTTTGTGTTTCAGGACTACGCGCTGTTTCCCAATATGACGGTGCGCGAAAACCTAGCCTTCGCCGCCGAGGGCCAGGCTGATAAGAAGCAGCTAGTCAACGAGCTTCTGGTAGCGCTGGAGCTGGCCGAGTTGGCCGAGCGCCGCCCGGCCGTGCTCTCGGGCGGGCAGCAGCAGCGCGTGGCCCTGGCCCGCGCGCTGGCCCGCCGCCCGCGCCTGCTTTTGCTCGACGAGCCGCTGGCTGCCCTCGACCTGCCCACGCGCCTGCGCTTGCAGCAAGTATTGGCTGAGGTGCACCGGCGGTTTGAGCTGACAACCATCCTAATCAGCCACGACCCGGCCGAGATAACCCGGCTAGCCAGCCGCGTGGTGGAGCTGGAACTAGGCCAGGTGCGCCGCCTGGGGCCGCCCGTGGCCCCGGCCGCGCCGGCTAGGGTGGTGGGCCGCGTGCTGGCGATGCTACCTGGCGGGCGGCTGCGCGTGCAGTTGCCGGGTGGCACGGAAGTAGAAGTGAACGGTACGGCTGGGGTAGGAGAGGAAATCGTGCTTACGGTCGATGTTGCGCCGACTTTGTAG